One window from the genome of Moritella sp. F3 encodes:
- a CDS encoding DMT family transporter produces MSAMLYVSMIFIWGFSWISIKWQHGDVPMEVSIFYRFAIAATVMFVIGKLWGKLQTVRRQDHAYLALQGVCLFCCNFLAFYSATLYIPSGLVAVFMATAPVFNAFHSKLFYKTQTNANFWLGAILGLVGISLLFAGDLLQTNWSQDTLYGLMFALIGTWCFSMGNMLSIRNTRNNVQPFTATSYAMVYGCIALLVIILVRGISFEFTLTAQYVGSLLYLAIPASVLGFTCYLILVDRLGASNAAYVLVITPIVALSVSAVFEDYHWTIYSTLGLVLVILGNVLTQRKKALFKRIKTQPIPLN; encoded by the coding sequence ATGTCAGCCATGCTCTACGTTTCAATGATATTTATTTGGGGGTTTTCGTGGATATCGATCAAGTGGCAACACGGTGATGTACCTATGGAAGTCTCGATATTTTACCGCTTTGCCATTGCCGCAACCGTCATGTTTGTGATTGGTAAACTATGGGGCAAACTACAAACGGTAAGACGCCAAGACCACGCCTACTTAGCGCTGCAAGGTGTGTGTTTGTTTTGCTGTAACTTCCTCGCCTTTTACAGTGCGACTTTGTATATACCGAGTGGCTTAGTCGCGGTATTCATGGCCACGGCACCGGTATTTAATGCCTTTCACAGTAAGCTGTTTTACAAAACCCAAACCAATGCTAATTTTTGGTTAGGGGCGATACTCGGGCTTGTTGGCATTAGCTTGTTATTTGCTGGTGATTTATTACAAACGAATTGGTCGCAAGATACGTTATACGGTTTAATGTTTGCCTTAATCGGAACCTGGTGTTTCTCGATGGGTAATATGCTGAGTATTCGTAATACCAGAAATAATGTGCAGCCTTTTACTGCCACCAGCTACGCCATGGTTTATGGTTGTATTGCGTTATTAGTGATTATCTTAGTCCGTGGCATATCGTTTGAATTTACCCTGACCGCTCAGTACGTCGGCAGCTTATTGTATTTAGCAATCCCTGCCTCGGTACTTGGTTTTACCTGTTATTTGATCTTAGTTGATCGACTCGGCGCCAGTAATGCGGCTTACGTTTTGGTTATCACCCCGATTGTGGCCTTAAGTGTTTCTGCGGTATTTGAAGATTATCATTGGACTATATATTCCACACTGGGGCTGGTATTAGTGATACTCGGTAATGTATTAACCCAACGTAAAAAAGCATTATTTAAACGAATCAAAACGCAGCCTATACCACTAAATTAA
- the ftsX gene encoding permease-like cell division protein FtsX, which produces MNKQTNSADVPIIKRIQIRCQQHIHHAISSLTDVWRTPIASLMTMLVLGVSLALPSTLYVVLKNSQTVSQEWTSPTDINLFLKKDLPESRYQNLLHRLKSYKEVDSFEYISKEQGMEEFKRSSGLVSALTLLDHNPLPAVVVVTPKPYYRTSIAAQELLAKLEREPEVQQGKLDIMWLARLEGILSIFSDAVLVVSVLLLSSVLLITGNTIRLNILSNRAEIEVLKLIGATNSFVQRPFLYTGFWYGAIGGILAWLVTLFMVYWMEDTVVSLAQLYNTEFNIEGLGFSEIMLLFITAIGMGLISAAISVNYYIAKIEPS; this is translated from the coding sequence ATGAACAAGCAAACCAATAGCGCTGATGTTCCCATCATTAAACGTATTCAAATCCGCTGCCAACAACATATCCATCATGCGATATCTAGCTTAACGGATGTATGGCGCACGCCGATTGCCTCTTTGATGACGATGCTAGTGTTGGGCGTGAGCTTAGCCCTGCCAAGCACCTTGTATGTGGTATTAAAAAATAGCCAGACTGTAAGCCAGGAATGGACCAGCCCGACCGATATTAATCTCTTCTTGAAGAAAGATTTACCAGAATCACGTTACCAAAATTTATTACACCGTTTAAAGAGCTATAAAGAAGTTGATAGCTTTGAATATATTTCTAAAGAACAGGGCATGGAAGAGTTTAAACGTTCTTCAGGATTAGTCTCGGCGTTAACCTTACTCGATCATAATCCATTACCAGCGGTGGTTGTGGTGACGCCTAAGCCTTATTACCGTACTTCAATTGCGGCACAAGAATTATTAGCTAAGTTAGAGCGTGAGCCTGAGGTCCAGCAAGGTAAGTTGGATATTATGTGGCTAGCTCGATTAGAAGGTATTCTCTCTATTTTCAGTGATGCTGTACTCGTTGTCTCAGTTCTACTATTAAGTTCGGTATTATTAATTACCGGTAATACCATACGCTTGAATATTTTATCCAATCGCGCTGAAATTGAAGTGTTGAAATTAATTGGTGCGACGAATTCATTCGTGCAACGGCCTTTTTTATATACTGGATTTTGGTATGGTGCGATCGGCGGGATTTTAGCTTGGTTAGTGACGCTATTTATGGTGTATTGGATGGAAGACACGGTAGTTAGTCTTGCGCAATTATATAATACCGAGTTCAATATCGAAGGGTTAGGATTTAGCGAGATCATGCTGTTGTTTATCACTGCTATTGGTATGGGGCTAATTTCAGCGGCTATCTCTGTTAATTACTATATCGCTAAAATAGAGCCTAGTTAA
- a CDS encoding LysE family translocator encodes MTLDTWLLFVSTIFVVILIPGPLSIYMITNSISYGIKQTAPAFAGGVLASSLYLIASATGLGALIIASESLFSVIKTLGALYLVYLGISTWRNASRGGSITITEEVQKPNSKAMFSKAFLLGASNPKDILFFIAFLPQFLNPEADLFQQLVVIVSTWIVVDLICKLLYGSTSHAIKPVLTSARNKIRFDKTVGSIFVAAGASAALIK; translated from the coding sequence ATGACGTTAGATACTTGGTTACTTTTTGTTTCGACTATTTTTGTGGTGATCTTGATTCCTGGGCCACTATCAATTTATATGATCACCAACTCGATTTCTTATGGTATCAAGCAAACAGCACCCGCCTTTGCCGGTGGTGTATTAGCGTCATCATTATATTTAATTGCCTCAGCGACGGGGTTAGGTGCATTGATTATTGCCTCAGAAAGCTTATTCTCGGTGATCAAAACCCTCGGTGCACTTTATCTGGTGTATTTAGGGATCAGCACATGGCGTAATGCCAGTCGTGGCGGTAGTATTACGATCACGGAAGAAGTGCAGAAGCCCAATAGCAAAGCCATGTTTAGCAAAGCGTTTTTACTTGGCGCATCAAACCCAAAAGACATTTTGTTTTTTATCGCATTTTTACCACAATTTTTGAATCCAGAAGCGGATTTGTTTCAACAACTAGTGGTGATCGTCAGTACTTGGATTGTGGTCGATTTGATTTGTAAATTACTTTACGGCAGTACTTCGCATGCGATTAAACCAGTATTAACCAGTGCCCGTAACAAGATACGTTTTGATAAAACCGTTGGCAGTATCTTTGTGGCGGCAGGTGCATCGGCCGCATTAATTAAATAG
- the ftsY gene encoding signal recognition particle-docking protein FtsY, whose product MAKKSMKNWFGLGKKEANNTDEAKVDPALLVSSDDETAEEKAIRRAADLQLIADFENNSAARETESITAEPVVIKPVALAPEVVATAAAEEVSAKTDATDSVGEDETSLVAGTELVSDESAADEPADKDKFFTRLKRGLSRTKGNIGSGFKNFFRGKHIDDELFEELEEQLLIADLGVATTTRIIDNLTQQASRKELKDAEALYDILKKDMAELLHKVDEPLVIDSNNKPHVILMVGVNGVGKTTTIGKMAKKFQGEGKSVMLAAGDTFRAAAVEQLQVWGERNDIPVVAQHTGADSASVLFDAMQSATAKDVDVLIADTAGRLQNKAHLMEELKKVVRVMRKHDATAPHEIMLTIDAGTGQNALSQAELFKEAVGLTGITITKLDGTAKGGVIFAVADKFEIPIRFIGIGEGIDDLRTFNSEEFIEALFSNEDKK is encoded by the coding sequence ATGGCAAAAAAAAGCATGAAGAATTGGTTTGGTTTAGGTAAAAAAGAAGCAAACAACACGGATGAAGCTAAAGTTGATCCGGCATTATTAGTATCGAGTGATGATGAAACGGCTGAAGAAAAGGCCATTCGTCGCGCAGCAGATTTACAACTTATCGCTGATTTCGAAAACAACAGTGCAGCTCGCGAAACTGAAAGCATCACGGCAGAGCCTGTTGTTATAAAACCTGTAGCTCTAGCGCCTGAGGTTGTTGCAACTGCAGCTGCTGAAGAAGTAAGCGCTAAGACTGACGCTACAGACAGTGTGGGCGAAGACGAGACATCGCTGGTTGCAGGTACTGAATTGGTTAGCGATGAATCAGCAGCTGACGAACCCGCTGACAAAGATAAATTCTTTACTCGTTTGAAACGTGGCTTATCACGTACCAAAGGTAATATCGGTAGTGGCTTTAAAAACTTTTTCCGTGGCAAGCATATCGATGATGAGTTATTTGAAGAACTCGAAGAACAGTTATTAATTGCCGATCTGGGTGTCGCGACTACCACGCGTATTATTGACAATTTAACCCAACAGGCATCGCGTAAAGAATTAAAAGATGCTGAAGCCTTGTATGACATTTTGAAAAAAGACATGGCAGAGTTACTACACAAGGTTGATGAACCGCTAGTTATTGATAGTAATAACAAGCCACACGTGATCTTAATGGTTGGCGTGAACGGTGTGGGTAAAACGACCACAATCGGTAAGATGGCGAAGAAATTCCAAGGTGAAGGTAAATCGGTCATGTTAGCGGCAGGTGATACGTTCCGTGCTGCAGCGGTAGAGCAATTACAAGTATGGGGTGAGCGTAACGATATTCCTGTTGTTGCACAGCATACTGGCGCTGACAGTGCATCGGTATTGTTTGATGCGATGCAATCAGCAACAGCCAAAGATGTTGATGTGCTTATTGCTGATACTGCCGGCCGTTTACAAAATAAAGCCCATTTGATGGAAGAGCTGAAGAAAGTTGTTAGGGTAATGCGTAAACATGATGCGACAGCGCCGCATGAGATCATGTTAACGATTGATGCGGGTACAGGTCAAAATGCCTTAAGCCAAGCGGAACTATTTAAAGAAGCCGTAGGTCTTACTGGCATTACAATTACTAAATTAGATGGTACTGCAAAAGGTGGTGTTATCTTTGCTGTTGCCGATAAATTCGAGATCCCAATCCGTTTTATCGGTATTGGTGAGGGTATCGATGATTTACGTACCTTCAATTCAGAAGAGTTTATTGAAGCGCTGTTTAGTAACGAAGACAAAAAATAA
- a CDS encoding helix-turn-helix domain-containing protein, which translates to MPLIKPLMDVGLDISSSLLEPNEISFDQSTSKVCLRQTSLTEALSWAHYQNEHDRLFYVNEKQHTLSLYMSGGYETHRTDVDSGFGAPGKFCLMPKDSESHWQLGQTQQFMHLYFSDDYLKQLALKVFDIDPRMLQLPELTFTNDAATEALFRHCMATSDWHSGHDHLAMEQVTNTILVSMLQNMGITKLTATVKGGLSPKVAALVCEYMQANFYRQVYLAELAELAQLSEYHFCRMFKQSMAQTPQAYLLAIRIEQVKLRVVNSQVSMADIALQCGFANQSHMGRYFKKLVGISPRQYRSLSDS; encoded by the coding sequence ATGCCTTTAATAAAACCACTCATGGATGTCGGGCTTGATATCAGCTCGTCACTACTTGAGCCGAATGAAATCAGCTTTGACCAATCAACCAGTAAGGTCTGTTTACGACAAACGTCATTAACGGAGGCATTGTCGTGGGCGCATTACCAGAATGAACATGACCGCTTGTTTTATGTGAATGAAAAACAGCATACCTTGAGTTTGTACATGTCCGGTGGTTATGAAACTCACCGTACTGATGTGGATTCTGGTTTTGGCGCGCCGGGTAAATTTTGTCTGATGCCGAAAGACTCTGAGAGCCATTGGCAGCTAGGACAAACTCAGCAATTTATGCATTTATATTTCAGTGATGATTACCTTAAACAACTGGCACTGAAGGTATTTGATATTGATCCGCGTATGTTACAACTACCGGAACTGACCTTTACCAACGACGCGGCTACTGAAGCCTTGTTTCGGCATTGTATGGCAACCAGTGATTGGCACAGTGGTCATGATCACCTTGCTATGGAACAAGTAACCAATACCATCTTAGTATCGATGTTACAGAACATGGGCATCACGAAGCTGACCGCGACAGTTAAGGGGGGCTTGTCCCCAAAAGTCGCAGCGTTAGTTTGTGAATACATGCAGGCTAATTTTTACCGTCAGGTTTACCTGGCTGAGTTGGCCGAACTCGCACAGCTGAGTGAATATCATTTTTGTCGGATGTTCAAACAGAGCATGGCCCAAACACCACAAGCGTATTTGTTGGCAATTAGAATTGAACAAGTGAAGTTACGTGTTGTTAATAGTCAGGTAAGTATGGCAGATATTGCCTTACAGTGTGGCTTTGCTAACCAAAGCCACATGGGACGTTATTTTAAAAAACTGGTGGGAATCTCACCACGCCAGTACCGCAGCTTAAGTGATAGTTAA
- the rsmD gene encoding 16S rRNA (guanine(966)-N(2))-methyltransferase RsmD translates to MAKSSTKQQNQRPSGHIRIISGQWRGRKLPVKDVIGLRPTTDRIKETVFNWLSPYVRDSHCLDLFAGSGGLIFEALSRYAESGLLFEKDAGAAAQLQQNIELLKANNAQLVRGDTLKLLTKEPTQAYDMVFIDPPFRQDLLEECCAKLEEYNWLSADAVIYIEREKELNQVKLPANWTILKEKQAGQVCFELYQRQAVINTTAE, encoded by the coding sequence ATGGCAAAATCTAGCACAAAACAACAAAATCAACGTCCTTCTGGGCATATTCGGATCATCAGTGGTCAATGGCGCGGTCGGAAACTACCGGTTAAAGATGTTATTGGTCTACGCCCTACAACCGACCGAATAAAAGAAACCGTATTCAATTGGTTATCACCTTATGTACGCGACAGTCATTGTTTGGATCTGTTTGCTGGTAGTGGTGGGCTAATCTTTGAAGCCTTATCACGTTATGCTGAGTCAGGCCTACTGTTTGAAAAAGACGCCGGTGCAGCAGCCCAATTACAACAAAACATTGAATTGTTAAAAGCAAATAATGCCCAGTTAGTACGTGGTGATACGTTAAAATTATTAACCAAAGAACCAACACAAGCTTATGACATGGTCTTTATCGATCCGCCTTTCCGTCAAGATTTACTGGAAGAGTGCTGTGCCAAGTTGGAAGAGTACAATTGGTTAAGTGCTGATGCGGTAATTTATATTGAGCGTGAAAAAGAACTCAATCAAGTTAAGTTACCCGCTAATTGGACGATCTTAAAAGAAAAGCAAGCTGGCCAAGTTTGTTTTGAGCTCTATCAACGTCAAGCCGTCATAAACACGACTGCTGAATAA
- the ftsE gene encoding cell division ATP-binding protein FtsE, with product MIRFDNVSKVYPGSLSALQKVNFHLEKGEMAFLTGPSGAGKSTLLKLISMLERPTAGDVFLNDRNVSKVSKSDIPFLRRDIGIIFQDHRLLVDRTIFDNVALPLIIKGYTAKQVKNRVLAALDKVGLYNKAKCYPPMLSGGEQQRVGIARAIISRPKLLLADEPTGNLDPQLSMEIIKLFEEFNRSGTTVLIATHDLGLIAKLRYRTLRIKQGEMCNDELQGI from the coding sequence ATGATTCGGTTTGATAATGTATCTAAAGTTTACCCTGGCAGTCTTAGCGCATTACAGAAAGTTAATTTTCACCTTGAAAAAGGTGAGATGGCTTTTTTAACAGGACCCTCTGGGGCAGGTAAAAGTACCTTATTAAAATTAATTAGTATGCTTGAGCGACCAACTGCGGGTGATGTTTTTCTTAACGATCGTAACGTCAGTAAAGTCAGTAAATCCGATATTCCATTTTTACGTCGTGATATCGGTATTATCTTTCAAGATCATCGTTTGTTAGTCGACCGCACTATTTTTGATAATGTGGCGCTGCCGTTGATTATTAAAGGTTATACCGCGAAGCAAGTTAAAAATCGGGTTCTGGCAGCGCTGGATAAAGTGGGTTTATACAATAAAGCTAAATGTTATCCACCGATGCTTTCTGGCGGTGAACAACAACGGGTAGGTATCGCAAGAGCGATCATTTCCCGTCCCAAATTGTTATTAGCGGATGAGCCAACAGGTAATTTAGATCCACAGTTATCCATGGAGATTATTAAATTATTTGAAGAGTTCAATCGTAGCGGTACAACAGTATTGATTGCGACCCATGATTTGGGGTTGATCGCTAAACTGCGCTATCGTACTTTGCGTATTAAGCAAGGCGAGATGTGCAATGACGAGTTACAAGGGATTTAA
- a CDS encoding methyl-accepting chemotaxis protein, which produces MPLSLQSLGFKQRLVLTMTILVSVALLIFNWLSYDKFKTQQMASIESMSRIIVDNASNKVELKINSWVDALESSRIYFEGEHSDADYVNVAKMVTKSARYASFTVGYSDGRAFGDSGGNNGVFDVSDYDPRTRDWYKNALTKQSTILTDIYTDDTTGGLMISLASPIGNRGVVAGDISLDILNDIISQVDFPGAVLLVLDDKFTQLASTDPGDDIGIYFDLPALEQKMTEQGNGVADYQWEGVKKHAYFSDVKLPGNSRWFIYVGIADSVMYSDLEAELVQTIITSFIVILIAIAIVLIILNRLYKPILALKDTVLDLSMGTGDLTRRLEVKSKDDLGQISLGINTFIGNLQSMMQEVAQTTLDTSARVSELSSQSEKNSEVLQLHFDEANQVVTAVHEMSVTAETVARHASQASSHTQNAKEQAEASKMVVSKAVQTVSSLVDEVESMSGDITNMNGNIFNIANLLKVIGDIADQTNLLALNAAIEAARAGEQGRGFAVVADEVRALAARTQESTSEIANMLTILTSGANRLVTNMDTIKVSCSHTAESTERINVDLDSMAKSIAYINDIAIEIATAAEEQSAVSEDISKNMTAITNMAEVLTENGEKELSNCQALADTNTQLEAIVGKFKI; this is translated from the coding sequence ATGCCTTTATCACTACAAAGCCTTGGTTTCAAACAACGGCTTGTCTTAACCATGACTATCTTAGTATCAGTCGCCTTATTAATCTTTAATTGGTTGTCTTATGATAAATTTAAGACCCAACAAATGGCTTCTATTGAAAGCATGTCGCGGATCATCGTAGATAATGCTTCAAATAAAGTGGAACTAAAGATAAATTCTTGGGTTGATGCGTTAGAATCCAGCCGTATTTACTTTGAAGGCGAACACTCGGATGCTGATTATGTGAATGTGGCTAAAATGGTTACTAAATCAGCTAGATATGCCAGTTTTACTGTCGGTTATAGCGATGGACGTGCTTTTGGTGATTCCGGAGGAAACAATGGCGTATTTGACGTGAGTGATTATGATCCAAGAACGCGAGATTGGTATAAAAATGCGCTTACTAAACAGTCTACCATCCTGACGGATATTTATACTGATGATACTACTGGCGGGTTAATGATAAGTTTAGCAAGCCCAATCGGTAATCGAGGCGTCGTTGCTGGTGACATATCTCTTGATATTCTCAACGATATTATCTCGCAAGTTGATTTCCCTGGTGCTGTATTACTTGTGCTTGATGATAAGTTTACTCAACTTGCTTCTACAGACCCTGGCGATGACATTGGCATCTATTTTGACCTCCCAGCGCTAGAACAAAAGATGACAGAACAAGGTAATGGTGTCGCAGACTATCAATGGGAAGGCGTAAAAAAACATGCCTATTTCTCTGATGTGAAATTGCCCGGTAATAGTCGTTGGTTTATCTATGTTGGTATTGCTGATTCGGTGATGTACTCCGATTTAGAAGCTGAGTTAGTTCAGACGATTATCACCTCATTCATTGTGATACTTATCGCCATCGCTATCGTACTAATAATATTAAATCGATTGTACAAACCTATCCTAGCGCTTAAAGACACTGTTCTTGACCTGTCGATGGGTACGGGTGACCTTACTCGTCGCCTTGAAGTAAAAAGCAAAGATGATCTGGGACAAATATCATTGGGTATCAATACTTTTATTGGTAATCTGCAAAGTATGATGCAAGAAGTTGCGCAAACAACACTAGATACCTCAGCCCGAGTAAGTGAGCTATCTAGCCAGTCAGAAAAAAACAGTGAAGTATTACAATTGCACTTTGACGAGGCTAATCAAGTTGTTACAGCTGTTCACGAAATGAGCGTGACGGCAGAGACTGTCGCTCGTCATGCTTCTCAGGCTTCGAGTCATACGCAAAATGCGAAAGAACAAGCCGAAGCCTCTAAGATGGTTGTTTCCAAAGCAGTTCAGACTGTATCTTCATTAGTAGACGAAGTGGAGTCTATGTCTGGGGATATAACTAATATGAACGGTAATATCTTCAACATAGCTAATTTACTAAAAGTAATTGGGGATATTGCGGACCAGACCAACTTGTTAGCATTAAATGCAGCAATTGAAGCTGCCCGAGCTGGCGAACAAGGACGGGGGTTTGCTGTCGTTGCTGATGAAGTTCGTGCGCTAGCAGCTCGAACTCAAGAGAGTACTTCTGAAATTGCCAATATGCTTACTATTTTGACCTCAGGTGCTAATCGATTAGTGACCAATATGGATACGATTAAGGTGAGTTGCAGTCATACTGCTGAAAGCACTGAGCGAATAAATGTGGATCTTGACAGTATGGCTAAATCAATCGCATACATTAATGATATTGCGATAGAGATTGCCACTGCCGCTGAGGAACAAAGTGCAGTTTCTGAAGATATTAGTAAGAATATGACCGCTATTACCAACATGGCTGAAGTGCTCACAGAGAACGGTGAAAAAGAACTGAGCAACTGTCAGGCACTCGCCGACACCAATACGCAGCTTGAAGCTATCGTAGGGAAATTTAAAATATAA